Genomic segment of Panicum virgatum strain AP13 chromosome 2K, P.virgatum_v5, whole genome shotgun sequence:
CTGGATCCGAAGCAAAGGTTATGCGCAGCCAGTTTTGAATGCCTAAAGCAGTCCCTACAAATTAGCAAGAAACGTTTTGTAGTGCCCACAAAGTGATGGACGATGCCCTTGCCTTCTTTAGTTAAAattcactgcgttcggcaggctggagctgtaGTCTGGAGCTGAAatgctgtgagagaaaaacactattacctggctggagctggaggctggaatGATGTGAGAAAGAAACACTGTACGGCTGGAGCACCAACCCAACAGCCGAGCACAGTGATTGAGAATATTATATTACTACATGGGGACACATGAAAATTATTCTACACATATTCTTTGCTAGCAGTGATATAGAGCCAGTCTGTTTACATAGGCCTGATTAGGCCATATCTATCTATTTATCTATATTATAAGAGATACATATActataaaaaacgaaaataattGAAATAACCTCCTACTTAAAGAAATTTATCCCCACCCTCTCACGAAGGGCTTTCACGGAGAGCCCAGAAATCAGAAATTTTTTTGGTTGAACCAAGCTCGACGAAAACTCGAAATCAGAGAATCGGCGATGTTTCTGCCTCCAGTTTTTTTCCACCTCAAGACGTACCCGAACCCACGGCCCCACGCGCCATGCCGTCCCACGCGCATCCGTGATTGGAGCGTCGAATCAGCGTCGAAATCCTCGATCGCGCGGTCGCGGGCGCGGGGGCTGAGACTCGGGCCCAATTTTTCCCGCCCCTTAAAAACGCAAAAACATAAAATTTTAtgaaggaatcttactaatttgaatactaaatgaagtttatttacaaaactttttgcatgcatgggctataaatcgcgagacgaatctaatgagcctacttaatccataatttacaACAGTACAGTagccatccgctaattattaattaattagcttcattagattcgtctcgcgatttacaactcatgtgtgcaaaaagttttatataaataaactttatttagtactttaaattagcaaCATTCGatagcaaattttttttttgcgtttacaagGGAGCTAATAGGGCCTCAGCTGCGTGCCTGCGTCACGCGGTGATCCCGCGCGTCCGCCTGCCAGATGGTTTCTGCTACAGGGATTGACGGCACGCACGTCGGGGATTGACGGGCGCTGGTCGGCGGCCATGCGATCTCTGCTGCGGCGCTCGCTGGTCCGTGGTTATAGGTTTAGGTTTGTTGCTCTTCGCCCCTTCCCTGATCTCTGCTTCGCTTCGCTAATCCAACAAACATTCACAGCCCGACGGTTTCGCGGAAACATTCACGTCCTCAAGGAGGCAGACGGCGACTCCCTGCACGGGGGGAGGCggccggcgtgggcggcggcgagggagctgcggcggagggaggcggcggcggacgcgcagctggtggagctggagcggGCATGGGCACGGGCACGCGCACGCGCCGAGCGGCCCTATGGCAAGCGGCGACGGGTCGTCGAGGGGGCGCGTGGCCGGATCCACGAGGGTGGgtagcagcagccgccggccccgccgccgccccacgcagaacccgagcccgagcccgatCGCTCCACCGCCACTTCCTCCTCGTCTTCTTAGGTGCGTGCGTCGCCTGTCCCGATCGAGTCTGCTATCCGGTTCCTCGATGCTGCCTGCCTTGTTGATCATCAAACCTATCGATTGGTAGCGCCTAACAGTAACAATCGATCATGTCCTGTctctgatcaaacagtacagcTAACAAATTCCTTTCCTTCCGATTTTCGTCTGCAGGGCAAAGTGCCGCCAATGATGCCTATCGCTGCTGCTTTTCATTTCCAGGAAAGGATGTACAACACCGCACAAAACAGGGTAtgcattttgtttttgtttttgtcgTGGTAGCCATGATGAGATTGCTTTGATTTGCTTTCTTCCTGGATGTTCAATTAGCTCCACGAAAAGAGTAGGTTCTGATTGGGTTCTTGGGTATGGTGTGGATGGAAATTTAGCTTTGCAGTTCACACCCATCTACCACAGGACCTTCAGTTGCTTCGGTGGTTGCCTCTGCAGAAATGAATCTGCTAACCAGAGTTAGAAGCTAAAATTAGAATTATAAGGCCTTTCTTACAGAGCTGCAGTTCTTAATTTTGGGTTGAGTATTCTTACCATATT
This window contains:
- the LOC120694756 gene encoding uncharacterized protein LOC120694756, with the translated sequence MRSLLRRSLVRGYRFSPTVSRKHSRPQGGRRRLPARGEAAGVGGGEGAAAEGGGGGRAAGGAGAGMGTGTRTRRAALWQAATGRRGGAWPDPRGWVAAAAGPAAAPRRTRARARSLHRHFLLVFLGQSAANDAYRCCFSFPGKDVQHRTKQGRVTRHEEMHVPHVCYFSSKSYELFECSRWFQGSSCQMVDEQHQCSVKATIERYKLRRHMLLHHRLRPHS